The Enterobacter sp. JBIWA008 genome has a segment encoding these proteins:
- a CDS encoding alpha/beta hydrolase, translated as MEISTEKISNGIVLTLRSPSDSTKSPVIILCHGFCGIREFLLPDFAEAFTRAGFSTITFDYRGFGDSDGERGRLVPAMQIDDIISVVNWAREQPSLDAQRIGLWGTSFGGCHVFGAAVRSQGVKCIVSQLAFADGEGIVTGNMNKEEKEAFVSTLDKMAEKQKSTGKEMFVGVNRVLSDTESKSFFEENITQHPKMDIKIPFLTVRETFLYKPAFNASLVTCPTLIVIAGQDTVNPPEQGRALFDAVGAKEKRLYEVSSARHYDFYAGEHLKQVISIQTEWFKTHL; from the coding sequence ATGGAAATTTCAACAGAAAAAATTTCTAACGGCATCGTTCTGACGCTTCGTTCTCCCTCCGACAGTACAAAAAGCCCGGTGATCATTTTGTGCCATGGCTTCTGTGGTATCAGAGAATTTTTGCTACCTGATTTTGCTGAAGCATTTACCCGCGCCGGATTCTCCACCATCACGTTTGATTATCGTGGTTTTGGGGACAGTGACGGCGAACGCGGACGCCTGGTCCCTGCTATGCAAATTGACGATATTATCTCCGTTGTTAACTGGGCAAGAGAACAGCCATCCCTTGATGCCCAGCGTATTGGCCTGTGGGGAACATCATTTGGAGGATGCCACGTATTTGGTGCGGCGGTCAGAAGCCAGGGAGTTAAATGTATTGTCAGTCAGTTGGCTTTTGCAGACGGTGAAGGAATAGTTACCGGGAATATGAATAAGGAAGAGAAAGAAGCTTTTGTTTCAACCCTTGACAAGATGGCTGAAAAGCAGAAGAGCACCGGTAAAGAAATGTTCGTGGGGGTCAATCGGGTACTGAGCGATACAGAATCGAAGTCATTTTTTGAAGAAAATATAACGCAACATCCAAAGATGGACATTAAAATACCATTCCTTACGGTGCGCGAAACTTTTCTGTATAAACCCGCATTTAATGCCTCACTGGTGACGTGCCCAACCCTGATCGTTATTGCTGGTCAGGATACGGTTAATCCACCGGAGCAGGGACGAGCCTTATTTGACGCTGTGGGTGCCAAAGAAAAAAGGCTATATGAGGTAAGCAGTGCACGTCATTACGATTTTTATGCAGGAGAGCATCTTAAGCAGGTTATCAGCATTCAGACAGAATGGTTTAAAACGCACTTGTAA
- a CDS encoding helix-turn-helix domain-containing protein, with product MMNTEITPQQKLENIIRSLREQRSIMVSGREDIAMTLRAHPTVFFLEEGRASLRLKSNGYIIADFTAPAVLGLELLCGHEPDTTLAVQDSARLIQVLSSDLAAEIELSGMWHDVFSILADNARHVRDNLAISAFGSNYHIVRHHLLALSNGDGGLLKQESFHRYISERSTVSRSTLYKVIRSLQAGQYITMERGKLIELRHLPKNY from the coding sequence ATGATGAATACTGAAATCACTCCGCAGCAGAAACTTGAGAACATCATTCGCTCCCTCCGGGAACAAAGGAGCATTATGGTCTCCGGGCGGGAAGATATAGCCATGACACTGCGCGCCCATCCCACTGTCTTCTTTCTCGAGGAGGGGCGAGCCTCCCTTCGCCTTAAAAGTAATGGCTACATTATCGCCGACTTCACGGCGCCCGCGGTGCTTGGTCTTGAGCTGCTCTGTGGTCATGAACCTGATACAACCTTGGCCGTCCAGGATTCAGCTCGTCTTATTCAGGTGCTGTCTTCTGACCTTGCTGCGGAAATTGAGCTGTCGGGGATGTGGCATGATGTCTTCAGCATTCTTGCGGACAATGCGCGGCATGTGCGGGATAATCTCGCCATCAGTGCGTTCGGCAGCAATTACCACATCGTTCGCCACCATCTTCTTGCCCTGAGCAACGGTGACGGGGGCCTCCTGAAGCAGGAATCGTTTCACCGGTATATCAGCGAGCGTTCAACCGTCTCCCGCAGCACTCTGTACAAGGTTATCAGGAGCCTGCAGGCTGGGCAGTACATTACCATGGAAAGAGGAAAACTGATTGAGCTTCGACATCTCCCAAAAAATTATTAA